The sequence GGTCCTTGCACAGCACGGTGCGCTGCGCCTGGTCGTTGAGCTTGAGGTGCACAGTCGACGGTGAAGTCGCGCCGGCGCTCCTGCGCGCGCTTGATGAACTCGCCGCGCAGCCGGGCCCGGGTCGTCTGCGGCGGCACCGACTTGGCCCGGAAGACGGCCGGGTCGGTGGTCACCCGGCTCACCGCGTCGCGCCGCTGGAGCAGGTAGAACAGACCACGGCCGCGGTGGATGTCGTGGTAGGCGAGGTCGAGCTGGGCGATCCGCGGGTCGCCCCACGCCAGCCCGTGTCGCTCGCGGTACCGCTCGATCAGCGTGTACTTCATCACCCAGTCGAGCTCTCGCTCGACCAGCGAGAGGTCGCCGGACTCCACGGCCTTCAGCCCCCGCTCCCACAGGTCGAGGACCTGGGAGATCACCGGGGTGGCGAGACTCCGGCGGTCGACGAAGTCTCGCGCCCGGGTCAGGTACTCGGACTGGATCTCCAGGGCGCTCGCCTCGCGGCCGTTGACCAGCCGGACCCGGCGGCGCCCGGTCATGTCGTGGGAGATCTCGCGGATGGCGCGGATCGGGTTCTCGAGGGTGAGGTCGCGCATCACCACCCCCTCCTCGATCATCCGCAGCACCAGGTCGGTGGAGGCGACCTTGAGCAGGGTCGTGGTCTCGCTCATGTTCGAGTCGCCGACGATCACGTGCAGCCGCCGGTACCGCTCGGCGTCGGCGTGCGGCTCGTCGCGGGTGTTGATGATCGGCCGGGACCGCGTGGTGGCGCTGGAGACGCCCTCCCAGATGTGCTCGGCTCGCTGGCTGACCGCGAAGACCGTGCCGCGCGGCGTCTGCAGCACCTTGCCGGCGCCGCACACGATCTGCCGGCTGACGAGGAACGGGATCAGCACGTCGGCAAGCCGGCCGAACTCGCCCTGCCGCGTCACCAGGTAGTTCTCGTGGCAGCCGTAGGAGTTGCCGGCCGAGTCGGTGTTGTTCTTGAACAGGTAGATGTCGCCCCGGATGCCCTCGTCGCGGAGGCGGGCCTCGGCGCTGCCCAGGAGCTGCTCCAGGATGCGCTCCCCGGCCTTGTCGTGGACCACCACGTCGTGGACCGAGTCGCACTCCGGGGTGGCGTACTCGGGGTGGCTGCCCACATCGAGGTACAGGCGGGCCCCGTTGGCCAGGAACACGTTGGAGCTGCGGCCCCAGGAGACGACCCGCCGGAACAGGTAGCGGGCCACCTCGTCGGGGCTGAGCCGGCGCTGGCCCCGCGAGACGCAGGTGACGCCGTACTCGTTCTCCAACCCGTAGATCCGCTTGTCCACGCGCGCACCCTACCGGCGCCCCTCCCACCCCGGGCCGACCTCCTCATCGGCCGCAGCGGCCGCCCAATTCAACTTGTTCTGAGGTGTCACCGCTCCTGGTCATATGCGGTGGCGCCTCAGAAGCCCCCGTGTCAGGGAGCTGGCCTTTCCTGGGGCACCAAGGCGCTGATCTGTTCGCGGCGTTCAGAATCGGGTGACCGAGACATTGCTACGGCCGTCTGCCACCACTCTTCTCTAGCTGGAGGCAAGGGGTTCGGGCCCCGTCGGGGTGCCGGCTACGGAGCCCTGGCGCCCCTGTCCAGGGGATCCCGCCAGGTCACCGATGGCGGCCTGACCGGCTGGTTCGCGATCCCATTTGCTCGTGTCGTAGGCTGCCGCCAGCAGGAAACGGGGAGAGGCATGGGGGAGAGGTATGAGGGCAGACGCCAGTAGAAGGTGGTCCGCATGAGCGATCGGTTGCTAACCGTAGTCATCACGTTGGCGGTCGCGCCTGTGTGCTATCTCGTCGCCCGCCGCCTGGGAGCGTTTCTGCAGAGGCATGCGTTGTTCGCCTTCGATGCAGTCACGTGGGCCATCGGCCGCGTTTTGCGTCGGAGTATGTCCAGGCGGGCGAGCTTCCGCCGGTACTGCCGTGTGGTGCTCGCTCGCCCGCAGTCGCGATACTTGCACGTGCCGGGGCGAAACCAGATCTCCTTGGAGACCGATGACATCTTCGTACCCCTGACCGTTTCCTCGACTTCGACCTCGCAGCGAGATCACGTCGAGTACCTCTACTCGTTGCTCAACGAGCCCGACTCGGCGAGGTTCGTCCAAATCGTCGGAGACCCGGGATCGGGAAAGTCGTCATTGGTGAAGCACATCTTCAGGGCGGCGTGCTCGCAGTCGAAGGTCGGTTCGGGGCGATGGGCAAGGAGACACCCGCCGCTGCTGCCCATCGTGATCGAGCTGAAGAGTTTCGTGCCGCCGACGGACCTGGAGGACTCGGAGCTGGCTGATTGGGCCCTGTCTGAAGTGCGGCGCCAGGTGACCGATGTCCACGGCTTCGCCATGGGAACGCTCTTCGAAAGCAGCTCGACCGGAGACGGTCTCCTCGTCCTCTTGGATGGTCTGGACGAGGTGTCGTCCGACCGTTACCGACCCACCTCCCAGGCGATCCTCGGGCTGTGCCGCCTGCTCTCCAACCGATCACCCAGGAACAAGGTCGTGATGACGATGCGTAGCCAGTTCCACTCGCAGATTCGGGAGGACTTCGATCAGACCTTCGTCGTCACGTGGGAGATCCAACCGTTTAACCCCTCAGACATCATCCGATTCCTAAGAGCATGGCCATTCAAGAGCGATGCCTCGGGTCAGATTCTACGAATCTATGCCGAACTCACCGATCGCCCCACCTTGCGGGAGATGTGCAGTAACCCGTTGGTCCTGGCCATGTACGTCGCCAATGACCAGGCGACGGACAAGACGGCGTCGCCTGGCACCAGGACCGAGTTCTACGCCCAAGTGCTTGAGGAACTACTCGTGGCCAGACGGAGTCGGCAGGTCGGCCAGTCGGCCCGCCAGGCCCTACGGCTAAGACGGGAGGCGTTCCTGGGCCGGATCGCGAGGAACAACCTGGCGGACGAAGGGCAGCCCGCCAACGTCATCAGCTGGGCTGACGCCATTGAGACGATGGTGCAGATGGAGGGCTGCCTCGAGTCTGATGCCGAGAGGCGACTGCTGGAACTCTGCAAGGAGACGGGGGTGCTCGGTGTCGAGCGGCTCAACGAGTCACTACGGTTCATTCACCTGACCTTCTGCGAGTTTCTGGCCGCAAAGGAGTATGCGCTCGGGCGCGTCAATGGCTGGCCGGAACTCGTGGTATCGCACAATGACTTCGTCCGGTCCAAGTTCCCACAGGTCAGGAGCCGATTGGTCGAGGTCGTCCCCTTCGCCGTAGCGTTGCTGCCCCCGTCACAGCGCGATGTTGCCCTCGGAGAAGTCTGGGCGATCGGCCAGCAAGGGGTGATGGGCCGTTGCCTCCTCGAGACGCAGCTCTACTCCAACCCGCTGTGGATCGAGTACGTGGAGGCCGAGCTGCAGTTCCTCAGCCAGATGGACGAGGCCCCCGAGGTCCAGATCGAGTGGCTGCGTCGGCTTCACCTGCTGAACGTCACCCTCATCGACTACGCCGATTGGTGCGTCGTTGCCGAGCGTCGGCCGGAGATTGACGGGGAGGAAGTCTTGGCCCGACTCGTCACCCTTCGCGTCGATCAGTTCAACAAGGTGTTCGCGTCGTACGCCTCGACGGATGCGGCTGCTGCGTTTCGGCTCTCCGAACGTTTGGGGATCAACCTCGTGAAGGAGAGACCTGACATAGTTGTGGACCAGATGGCGGATGCCCTCTTCGTCCTGTTCTGTCGTCAGAAGGCGGCGGAAGTCGTCGGTGATGACCAGTTGCTGTGGACCTGGGTCTTTGCCGAGGCGACCGCTCGGGTGGGTGAGAGCCAGATTCTGATGATGGACGCCGACACCCCCGAGTGGATGCTGAGGCGCGCAAGGCGGGTGACGAGGTCTCGGCGTTGGTACCCGGTTCGTCCCTCGCTCCGGCGATTCGTTATGGCGACGGTGGCATTCTCGGTGCGCAATCGTCTGCAGCGCCTCGGGGTCATCGTTGACGCGTGGAAGCGACGCTATGGACGCCCGTCGCTTGCCGAGAGCGCCTTGACCGTCGCCCTGGATGAGGCGGAGCAGCCAAGATGGTTGCGCGACCTTTCCGCCTTCTACGACTTCCGCCCACCTGGTCGCCAGCGACTGCGGGAAGCGGTCATCGTGCTCCTTGCTGTGCTCGTCATCGTGGTCTATCTGGTATCGGAAACCTTCCTCTTTGTCGTGCCCTCGCCCCTCGCCATCTGGGTTGTGGCTTCCAGTGTCGTGATCCTGTTGACGTATCCAGGAGCCCGACGCGAGATCTACTTCGGGGTCGTGACCGGGATGTCCTTCAATCGGTACCGCACGCGACACGAGCGCTACGTGCCCGGCCGTCTCCTGATCCCGATCCTGGACCGCTCGGTCAACGAGCACATTAAACAGGCGCGGAGAGAGCGCGCCCATCGTTCGGTGGAGCCGTGGCGAAGCACTGGTGGGTGAACAAGCCGTCGTACGTCGGTTCACCGACGTTTGCAGGCCTCGAACGGGATAGTCCCCGATTGTGCCTGGGACGGTGGCGATGGGACCCATCGTCGAAACCGGTCTCCATTCTGAGGCCCTGGCCATAGGTGTGGGCCGTGGCGCCTCAGAATGGATCAGATGAGAGCGCGGACGAGGGCGGTGGTGGCACAGGTGGCGGTGACCACCACCAGGAAGGGGGCGCGGCGCCACTGGGCGAGGACGGCGACGGCCGGGCCGGGCAGGCGGGCGTCGAGCACGAGGCGCCGGCCGTCGGTGAGCACCTGGAGGGCAATGAGGGCAGCCAGCAGGGCCACCGGCAGCAGCCCGGCCACCCGTTGGACCCCGGGGGTCGGCCAGCACCCGTTCGGGGACCGACAGGCCGGCCACCTTGAGCAGGTAGCAGGCCGCCGAGCCGGCCAGCACCGCGGTCCACATCATCCCGCCCCCCGGCGGAGGTCGGCGGCCACCGCCACCGCGGCGGCCAGCAGGACGGGGACGCCGGCCTGGGCCACGGTCCACGGCTCCCGGCCCCGGAGGCGGGGGGCCAGCAGGGCCACGAAGGCGGCCGGCCCGGCCACGTCCAGGCCCAGGGCGCCGGGGTCGTCCTGGGCCGCCCCCATGGCCGCTCTCGTCGATGACCAGGTGGGCGGCGGCCAGCCGCCGGCGCCCCCCGGACCTGGAGCAGGGGCGAGAGCCGCAGCCCAGAAGGCGTTGCGCGCCCCCAGCAGGACGGTGGTGGCCGCCCCGGCCAGGGGGTGGCCCCCGCCGGCCACCGTGCCCACCATGGCGAACTGCGACCCGCCGGTGAACATGAGCACGCTCAGGGCGCAGGCCTGGGCGGGCGACAGCCCGGCGGCCACCGCCACCGCACCGAACGAGGTGCCGTAGGCCCCGGTCACCGCCCCGATGGCCACCGCGTCGCGGAGGACGGTCCGCCGCTCCCCTGCCGGGACGGCGCTGGGCGGCCGGCCTCCCCGCCGGCCGGGTGGCTCAGGCGTCGGGTTCGTCACCCTCGAGGGGCTCGTCGCCGTCGGGCTCGGAGGCCGGCGCACCGGCGGCGTCGGGTCCGGGGGCTCCGGCCGACCCTTCGGCCCGGCCCTGGCCCGAGGTCTCGTCGTCGGCCCCGGCGCCGCCGCCGGTGTCGTCGGCCTCGGCCGGCGCGGCGGGGGTGCTGGCCAGGGCGGCGGTGATCTCGTCGTCGGTGAGGCGGCGGAAGGCCCGGCGGGTGCCGTTGCGGTCCAGCACCGCGGCCTCCACCTCGCCGGCCGACAGGGTGCGGTCCGGGCCGGCCAGGGCGCCCATCGCGGCGGCCAGCACTTCGACGGTGGTGGCGCCGGTGTCGTGGGCGGCCTCGAAGCGGCCGGCGATGGCCTCGGCGTCGCCGCCCAGCACGGCCCGGGACGGCTCGTCGATGACGGTGCCGTCGTAGAGGATGTGGAAGATCTGGTCGCCGGCGGCCTCGTGGCCCACCTCGGCCACCAGGATCTCGACCTCCAGCGGCTTCATCTCGTGGGTGAAGACCTGGCCCAGGGCCTGGGCGTAGGCGTTGGCCAGGCTGCGGGCATCGACGTCCTCGCGGCTGTAGGAGTAGCCCTTGAGGTCGGCGTGGCGCACCCCGGCCACCCGGAGCTGGTCGAACTCGTTGTAGCGCCCCACCCCGGCGAAGGCGATGCGGTCGTAGATCTCGCTGATCTTGCGCAGGGTGGCCGACGGGTTCTCGGCGCACAGCAGGATGCCGTCGGAGCAGATGGCGGCGATGAGGCTGCGTCCCCGGGCGATGCCCTTGCGGGCGTAGTCGGCCCGGTCCTTCATCACCTGTTCCGGTGCGACGTAGAAGGGCATGCTCATCGTGCGTCACCACCCGAGATCTGGCCGCCGGCGGGGGCGGTGGTGCCCCGGCTGACCCGCTCGGCCTCCAGCAGGGTGGCGAAGCGCTCGGACAGCTCGACGTCGGGCACCCGCTGGTAGCCCTGGTCGCTGATGGTGGCCACCACCGGCCAGATGCCCCGCAGGGCATCGGGTCCGCCGGTGGCCGAGTCCTCGTCCGCCGCCGTCCACAGGGCCCGCAGGGCCAGGTCGACCACCGCGGCCCGGTCCAGCCCGGGCCGGAAGCCCAGCTTCACCACGGTGCCGGCGTGGAGCATGCCGGAGCCCGAGGCCGCGTAGTCCTGCTCCTCGTAGCGGCCGCCGGTGACGTCGTACTGGAACAGCCGCCCCGAGCCCCGAGCCAGGTCGTAGCCGGCGAAGAGGGGCACGACGGCCAGGCCCTGCATGGCCGCCGGCAGGTGGTTGCGCACCATCTGGCTGAGCTGGTTGGCCTTGCCCTCCAGCGACAGGTGCGAGCCCTCGACCTTCTCGTAGTGCTCGAGCTGGAGCTGGAACAGCGTGACCATCTCGATGGCCGGCCCGGCGGCGCCGGCGATGGCCACCCCGGAGAACCGGTCGGCCGGGAACACCTTCTCGATGGTGCGGTGGCTGATGAGGTGGCCGGAGGTGGCCCGCCGGTCGCCGGCCATGACCACGCCCTCGGCGTAGCGGACGGCGACCACGGTGGTGCCGTGCGGGATGCGCAGGGCATCGGCCAACGGGGTGAGCGGGGGTTCCGAGGCCCGGCCGGCGCGGCGCACCAGGCCGGCGAAGTCGGGGCCCGGGTCGTCGTGGGGACCGAAGAGGGGCAGGGTCACGGCGTGGACCCTAGCGGCCGTCTACTGCCCGCCCTTCTGGACGTAGGAGCGGACGAAGTCCTCGGCGTTGGTCTCCAGCACGTCATCGATCTCGTCGAGGATGTCGTCGATGTCGGCCTTGATCTCCTCGCCCCGCTCGCTGGGCTGCGGCGCGTCGGCGACCTCCTCGGCCTCCCGCTGGGGGGCGCTGCGCTTCTTCTGCTCCCGTTCAGCCATGTCGCTCTCCGTTGTCTCGACGCCCCCCGGTCACGACGACAGTCGGGCGACCAGCTCGGCCGGGGTTGCGCACTCGTCCAACAACCTACCGACGTGAGCCTCGGTCCCGCGCGACGGTTCCATCATGGGCACCCGGCGCAGCGGCTCGGCCCCCACGTCGAAGACCAGGGAGTCCCAGTTGGCGGCCACGATGCTGGAGGCGAACTTGGCCAGGCAACGGCCCCGGAAGTAGGCCCGGGTGTCGGTGGGGGGCTCGGTCACGGCCCGGGCCACCTCGTCGTCACCGGTGATGCGCTCCAGGCCCAGGCGGCGGGCCAGGCTCCGCTCGGGCCGGAGGTCGTGGTACTGGAGGGCCAGGGCCGCCACCCGGGGGTCGGCCCAGGTGGCGTCGTGGCGATCGACCCAGCCCTGGATGAGGCGGCGCTTGGCCACCCAGTCGACCTGGCCGGCCACCGAGTCGGGGTCGGCCTCCAGGCCGGTCAGCACCTGCTCCCAGCGGCGCAGCACCTCGCCACCCACCGCGTCGCCGCCCACCGCGTCCAGGCCGTGCTCCTCGGCCCACTTCTGGGCCCGGGCCAGCAGCTCGAACTGGACCTCCAGGGCGGTCATGGACGGCCCGTCGGCCAGCTCCACCACCGTGGCCAGCGTGGGATCGTGGGACACGGCCCGCACCGCGGCCACCGGGTTGCGCAGGGCCAGGCTGCGGTCCAGGGCCTCGTCCTCGACCATGGCCAGCACGATGGCGGTGGAGCCCACCTTCAGGAAGGTGGCCACCTCGGCCAGGTTGGCGTCGCCGGCGATGACGTGCAGGCGCCGGTAGCGCTGGGCATCGGCGTGGGGCTCGTCCCGGGTGTTGACGATGGGTCGCTTGAGCGTGGTCTCCAGGCCCACCTCGGCCTCGAAGAAGTCGGCCCGCTGGCTGAGCTGGTACGGCACCTCGGGGGCCCCGGGCCCGGCCCCGCTGGCCTCGGCCCCGACCTTGCCCGACCCGGTGAACACCTGGCGGGTGACGAAGTGGGTGGTGGCCGCGGTGACGATGCGCCCGAAGGGCACGGCCCGGTCCATCAGGTAGTTCTCGTGGCAGCCGTAGGAGTTGCCCTTGCCGTCCGAGTTGTTCTTGTGGACCACGATGTCCTGGCCCGGGGGCAGCATGCGCCCGGCCGCGGCCATGGCCCGGGCCACGATGACCTCGGCGGCCCGGTCGAAGACCACCACGGCCCGGGCATCGGCGCACTCCGGGGTGGAGACCTCCGGGTGGGCGTGGTCGACGTAGAAGCGGGCCCCGTTGGTGAGCACGGCGTTGACCAGGTGGGTCTCCACCTCGGGGGGGGCGGCGTCGGCCGGGGCCCGGCCCCGGGCGTCGCGCCCCGGTGACTCGTCCTCGAAGTCCCAGCCCACGGGGGGGCTGCCGGCCGCCGCGGTGACGGCCAGCTCCGAGACGTAGGCGTTGATGAGCAAGCTGGACGCGGTGACCGGGTTGGACTCGGCCAGGCCCCGGTGGACGATGCCGTACTCGGTCTCGATGCCGCAGATCTTGCCGATGGCCATGGACGTCCCCCGGAGCCGGCGGGCTACAGGTACTGCCCGGTGGCGACCCGCTCGATGGAGCGACCCCCGGCCACCTCGCCGTCGGTGTCGTCGTGGGTGACGATGGTGCGCACGTAGACGATGCGCTCGCCCTTCTTGCCCGAGATCTTGGCCCAGTCGTCGGGGTTGGTGGTGTTGGGCAGGTCCTCGTGCTCCTTGTACTCCTGGTGGATGGAGGCCAGGAGGTCGTCGGTGCGGATGCCCTTGGGGGCGCCGGCCAGGTGGCGCTTGATGGCCAGCTTCTTGGCCCGGCGGACGATGTTCTCGATCATGGCCCCGGACGAGAAGTCCTTGAAGTACATGACCTCCTTGTCCCCGTTCTGGTAGGTGATCTCCAGGAACTGGTTGGCCTCGTCCACCCGGTACATCTCGGCCACCGTGACCTCGATCATCCCCTGCACGCACTTGTGGCGGTCGCCCCCGCCCAGGCTGGCCACCTCCTCGGCGTCCAGGGGCAGGTCGGTGGTCAGGTACTGGCCGAAGATCTGGGTGGCGGCCTCCTCGTCGGGGCGCTCGATCTTGATCTTCACGTCCAGGCGGCCGGGCCGCAGGATGGCCGGATCGATCAGGTCCTCACGGTTGGAGGCGCCGATCACGATGACGTTGCGCAGGGCCTCGACCCCGTCGATCTCGGCCAGCAGCTGGGGCACGATGGTCGACTCCATGTCCGAGCTGATGCCGGTGCCGCGGGTGCGGAACATGGAGTCCATCTCGTCGAAGAAGACGATGACGGGCCAGCCCTCCTCGCTCTTCTCCCGAGCCCGCTGGAACACCAGGCGGATCTGGCGTTCGGTCTCGCCCACGTACTTGTTGAGCAGCTCGGGGCCCTTGATGTTGAGGAAGTAGCTGCGGGCCTCGCTGTCCCCGGCCGAGTCGGCCACCTTCTTGGCCAGCGAGTTGGCCACCGCCTTGGCGATCAGGGTCTTGCCGCAGCCGGGGGGGCCGTAGAGCAGGATGCCCTTGGGGGCGGGCAGGCGGTGCTCGGCGAACAGGTCGGCGTGCAGGAACGGCAGCTCGACGGCGTCGGCGATCTGCTCGATCTGGCTGTCCAGGCCGCCCACGTCCTCGTAGGAGATGTCGGGCACCTCCTCCAGCACCAGCTCCTCCACCTCGGGCCGGGCCAGGCGCTCCAGCAGCAGGCCGGAGCGGGGGTCCATGCGCAGGGCGTCGCCCGAGCGGAGGGGCACGCCCTTGAGCGAGGCCGCGATCTCGCACACCCGCTCGTCGTCGGCCCGCCCCACCACGATGGCCCGGGAGCCGTGGTCGATGACCTCCTTGAGGGTGACCAGCTCACCGGTGCCGTCGGCGGTCCGGGCCAGCACGATGGTGAAGGACTCGTTGAGGACGACCTCGCTGCCCCGCTCCAGCTCCTCGGCCGCCTCGGGCAGCACCGCCACCCGCATCTTGCGGCCGCCGGACATGACGTCCACCGTGCCGTCGTCGTTGAGGCCCAGCACCGACCCGTAGGCGGCCGGGGGCTGGGTCAGCTTGTCGACCTCCTCGCGCAGGGCGGCGATCTGGTCGCGGGCCTCGCGCAGGGTGTAGGCCAGCTTCTCGTTCTGGCTGACGGCGTGGGCCAGCTGGCCCTTGGTCTCCAGCAGCCGCTCCTCCAGGGTGCGGACCCGCTTGGGCGCGTCCTGGAGGCGGCGGCGGAGGACGACGACCTCCTCCTCCAAGGCAGTGGCCTGCTCGCGCAGGTCCTCGATGCCCTCGGCGCTGTCGGGGTGAGGGTCTCGGTGCTCCTCGACGGTGACCACCTCCCGGGCGGTGTCGCCCCCCGAGCGGGCCGGGAAGCCTCCCTCGGCACCCTAACCGGGTGCCGTCCCCGTTCGGCGCGACGCCGGGAGCGGGCGGGACGGCCGGGTTTCTCCGAGGCGCCAGCCTCGGTCTCGGGCACGTGACGGGTGACCTTTCCCTGGATGTTGCCGTGTTTATCGGGTCGGGGACTACCCTGGACCCCGCAGCGCCGGGACCAGCCCGGCCGAGGTTCCACGAGCGCCCGCTCAGGGAGGCGTAGACGACGATGAAGGTCTGGATCGACCAGGATCTCTGCACCGGGGACGGCCTCTGCGAGGAGATCGCGCCCGACGTCTTCACGCTCCTCGACGACGGCCTGGCCTACGTCAAGGAGGGCGACAAGGTTTACGCCGACCCGGGCGGGGCCGAGGGCTTGGCCGTCATCCCCGACGGGCAGCTGGAGGCCACCATCGAGTCGGCCGAGGAGTGCCCGGGCGAGTGCATCTTCATCGAGCCGCCCGAGTGACTCAGGCCGCGCAGGGGCCGGCGGCGACGGGCCCCGCGGCCCGGGCCACGATGGCGGTGACCTCGGCGGTCGAGACGGCGTAGGCCACGCCCGGGCGGTCGGGAGCGATGGCGAAGGCCACGCCCACCACCCGGCCCTCGCCGTCGACCAGCGGCGAGCCCGAGTCGCCGGGGGCCAGCTCGGAGGCCAGGATCAGGACCTCGCGGTCCACGCCGGGCCGCCCGTAGATGTCGGAGCCCACGGCGTCGACCCGCTGGCGGACCTCGAACGGCGACAGCTCCAGGGGGCCGCCCCCGGGGTGGCCGAACACGGCGCCGCGCTGGCCGACCTCGGACGGCACGACAGCCAGCGGCTCGGCGTCGAGGCCCGGGGCCCGCAGGACGGCCAGGTCCACCTCGGGGTCGAAGGCCACCAGGGTGGCGGGCACCCGCTCCCCGTCCTGGGCCTCCAGCTCGGTGGCCGGCTCGCCCGCCACCACGTGGGCGTTGGTGACCACCACGCCGGGCTGCACCACCCATCCGGTGCCCTCCTGGATGCGGTCGCAGGCCTCGCCCACCACCTTGACCACCGAGCCGGCCACCGCCTGGGCCTGGGCCCGGTCGATGCCGGTGCCCTCGGGCACGGGGCCCACGTCCGGGCTGCGGTTCAGGCCGTCGAAGACCTGGGGGTAGCCGTCGCCCAGCAGGCGACGCAGGGTCCGGGTGGCGTCGGGGGCGGCGGGCAGGCCCTCGGCCAGGGCCTCGACGACGCGGGAGCGCCGCACCTCGCGAGCCGGCCAGCCCGACACATCGGCCACCGCCGGGACCAGCAGCCACACCAGGGCCAGGAGCCCGACCACCCCGGCCGCGGCCCCGCCCAGGGCGTCGACCCGCTTTCCCCTCGTGCTGGTGATGCCCACCTGGGCCCGGGTGCCGACCAGGACCCCGAGGGCCTGGCCCACGGCGGCGCCACCGACCAGCAGCCCGGCCGCCACCAGGAGCAGCTCGCCCCGGTCGGCCCGCTCCCCCAGGGACTCGATGACCCGGGGCATGAGCCGGGCGGCCAGCACCACCCCGATGACCATGCCGGCCCACGACGCGGCCCGGGCCACGAAGCCCAGCCGGTAGCCGCCCACCGCCGCCCCGATCAGCAGGGCGACGATGAGCAGGTCGA comes from Acidimicrobiales bacterium and encodes:
- the pafA gene encoding Pup--protein ligase, giving the protein MDKRIYGLENEYGVTCVSRGQRRLSPDEVARYLFRRVVSWGRSSNVFLANGARLYLDVGSHPEYATPECDSVHDVVVHDKAGERILEQLLGSAEARLRDEGIRGDIYLFKNNTDSAGNSYGCHENYLVTRQGEFGRLADVLIPFLVSRQIVCGAGKVLQTPRGTVFAVSQRAEHIWEGVSSATTRSRPIINTRDEPHADAERYRRLHVIVGDSNMSETTTLLKVASTDLVLRMIEEGVVMRDLTLENPIRAIREISHDMTGRRRVRLVNGREASALEIQSEYLTRARDFVDRRSLATPVISQVLDLWERGLKAVESGDLSLVERELDWVMKYTLIERYRERHGLAWGDPRIAQLDLAYHDIHRGRGLFYLLQRRDAVSRVTTDPAVFRAKSVPPQTTRARLRGEFIKRAQERRRDFTVDCAPQAQRPGAAHRAVQGP
- a CDS encoding NACHT domain-containing protein, which produces MSRRASFRRYCRVVLARPQSRYLHVPGRNQISLETDDIFVPLTVSSTSTSQRDHVEYLYSLLNEPDSARFVQIVGDPGSGKSSLVKHIFRAACSQSKVGSGRWARRHPPLLPIVIELKSFVPPTDLEDSELADWALSEVRRQVTDVHGFAMGTLFESSSTGDGLLVLLDGLDEVSSDRYRPTSQAILGLCRLLSNRSPRNKVVMTMRSQFHSQIREDFDQTFVVTWEIQPFNPSDIIRFLRAWPFKSDASGQILRIYAELTDRPTLREMCSNPLVLAMYVANDQATDKTASPGTRTEFYAQVLEELLVARRSRQVGQSARQALRLRREAFLGRIARNNLADEGQPANVISWADAIETMVQMEGCLESDAERRLLELCKETGVLGVERLNESLRFIHLTFCEFLAAKEYALGRVNGWPELVVSHNDFVRSKFPQVRSRLVEVVPFAVALLPPSQRDVALGEVWAIGQQGVMGRCLLETQLYSNPLWIEYVEAELQFLSQMDEAPEVQIEWLRRLHLLNVTLIDYADWCVVAERRPEIDGEEVLARLVTLRVDQFNKVFASYASTDAAAAFRLSERLGINLVKERPDIVVDQMADALFVLFCRQKAAEVVGDDQLLWTWVFAEATARVGESQILMMDADTPEWMLRRARRVTRSRRWYPVRPSLRRFVMATVAFSVRNRLQRLGVIVDAWKRRYGRPSLAESALTVALDEAEQPRWLRDLSAFYDFRPPGRQRLREAVIVLLAVLVIVVYLVSETFLFVVPSPLAIWVVASSVVILLTYPGARREIYFGVVTGMSFNRYRTRHERYVPGRLLIPILDRSVNEHIKQARRERAHRSVEPWRSTGG
- a CDS encoding AzlC family ABC transporter permease; the protein is MAIGAVTGAYGTSFGAVAVAAGLSPAQACALSVLMFTGGSQFAMVGTVAGGGHPLAGAATTVLLGARNAFWAAALAPAPGPGGAGGWPPPTWSSTRAAMGAAQDDPGALGLDVAGPAAFVALLAPRLRGREPWTVAQAGVPVLLAAAVAVAADLRRGAG
- the prcA gene encoding proteasome subunit alpha, whose protein sequence is MPFYVAPEQVMKDRADYARKGIARGRSLIAAICSDGILLCAENPSATLRKISEIYDRIAFAGVGRYNEFDQLRVAGVRHADLKGYSYSREDVDARSLANAYAQALGQVFTHEMKPLEVEILVAEVGHEAAGDQIFHILYDGTVIDEPSRAVLGGDAEAIAGRFEAAHDTGATTVEVLAAAMGALAGPDRTLSAGEVEAAVLDRNGTRRAFRRLTDDEITAALASTPAAPAEADDTGGGAGADDETSGQGRAEGSAGAPGPDAAGAPASEPDGDEPLEGDEPDA
- the prcB gene encoding proteasome subunit beta, with protein sequence MTLPLFGPHDDPGPDFAGLVRRAGRASEPPLTPLADALRIPHGTTVVAVRYAEGVVMAGDRRATSGHLISHRTIEKVFPADRFSGVAIAGAAGPAIEMVTLFQLQLEHYEKVEGSHLSLEGKANQLSQMVRNHLPAAMQGLAVVPLFAGYDLARGSGRLFQYDVTGGRYEEQDYAASGSGMLHAGTVVKLGFRPGLDRAAVVDLALRALWTAADEDSATGGPDALRGIWPVVATISDQGYQRVPDVELSERFATLLEAERVSRGTTAPAGGQISGGDAR
- a CDS encoding ubiquitin-like protein Pup, which encodes MAEREQKKRSAPQREAEEVADAPQPSERGEEIKADIDDILDEIDDVLETNAEDFVRSYVQKGGQ
- the dop gene encoding depupylase/deamidase Dop → MAIGKICGIETEYGIVHRGLAESNPVTASSLLINAYVSELAVTAAAGSPPVGWDFEDESPGRDARGRAPADAAPPEVETHLVNAVLTNGARFYVDHAHPEVSTPECADARAVVVFDRAAEVIVARAMAAAGRMLPPGQDIVVHKNNSDGKGNSYGCHENYLMDRAVPFGRIVTAATTHFVTRQVFTGSGKVGAEASGAGPGAPEVPYQLSQRADFFEAEVGLETTLKRPIVNTRDEPHADAQRYRRLHVIAGDANLAEVATFLKVGSTAIVLAMVEDEALDRSLALRNPVAAVRAVSHDPTLATVVELADGPSMTALEVQFELLARAQKWAEEHGLDAVGGDAVGGEVLRRWEQVLTGLEADPDSVAGQVDWVAKRRLIQGWVDRHDATWADPRVAALALQYHDLRPERSLARRLGLERITGDDEVARAVTEPPTDTRAYFRGRCLAKFASSIVAANWDSLVFDVGAEPLRRVPMMEPSRGTEAHVGRLLDECATPAELVARLSS
- the arc gene encoding proteasome ATPase, which translates into the protein MVTVEEHRDPHPDSAEGIEDLREQATALEEEVVVLRRRLQDAPKRVRTLEERLLETKGQLAHAVSQNEKLAYTLREARDQIAALREEVDKLTQPPAAYGSVLGLNDDGTVDVMSGGRKMRVAVLPEAAEELERGSEVVLNESFTIVLARTADGTGELVTLKEVIDHGSRAIVVGRADDERVCEIAASLKGVPLRSGDALRMDPRSGLLLERLARPEVEELVLEEVPDISYEDVGGLDSQIEQIADAVELPFLHADLFAEHRLPAPKGILLYGPPGCGKTLIAKAVANSLAKKVADSAGDSEARSYFLNIKGPELLNKYVGETERQIRLVFQRAREKSEEGWPVIVFFDEMDSMFRTRGTGISSDMESTIVPQLLAEIDGVEALRNVIVIGASNREDLIDPAILRPGRLDVKIKIERPDEEAATQIFGQYLTTDLPLDAEEVASLGGGDRHKCVQGMIEVTVAEMYRVDEANQFLEITYQNGDKEVMYFKDFSSGAMIENIVRRAKKLAIKRHLAGAPKGIRTDDLLASIHQEYKEHEDLPNTTNPDDWAKISGKKGERIVYVRTIVTHDDTDGEVAGGRSIERVATGQYL